From Xenopus tropicalis strain Nigerian chromosome 3, UCB_Xtro_10.0, whole genome shotgun sequence, the proteins below share one genomic window:
- the cilp gene encoding cartilage intermediate layer protein 1 isoform X1 yields MRYGGFVACLVFLEVAFVSGQGFQKRDEVLSHSTRRIRTGKKITSSPAKNKAEEFFEWSTWFNIDHPGGNGDYERLDAIRFYYPSKVCQRPLRMEARTTEWIPAGRTGEVVHYSLSKGFWCINKEQVEGRNCSNYSVRFLCPVVIHPNIPEQPWSEWSAWSKCSASCGGNGMQTRTRKCLAEEQWQEHCNGPTEEGRRCAGNTCAVCDLSCPIGKVSADCNMCVCKTHILHGIASLADGAPATGANVYIITKKPKLVAVSDSKGKFQIPGLCPETTIQLNLEKYSTITVKIPDTNGTASSIKVSFKRKEKPYIVENPENKVRRVGQSVAFCCNAVGEPATEQYLWYHNGTLIDQKGPKYGNQLILRTLQMSHAGEYYCKAKNKAGAAKSQPAQLKLIGNQDPPCNPKPERHLIQLPHDCFQNHTNSFYYNIGKCPSSACTGDLDNELRCKDTLPFCCGIIKTQTKEITCQGYTLPIKVAQECGCQKCTDTKIIVRGRAVAADNGEPMRFGYIYIGNNRVGMTGYKGTFSINVPSETERLVLNFVDRLQKFVNTTKVLPFSKKGAVYHEIHLLRKKEPVILDSMKTNQISLGDMEDIDPIAELEIPPNSFYRQNGEIYNGKVKASVTFLDTRNISTATAAQSDLNFISEEGDSMPLRSYGMFSVDFTDESNKESLNAGAVKVYLDSSQVKMPEHLENMKLWSLNPETGLWEEEGDFLHGGVRRGKREERTFLVGNMEIRERRLFNLDVPESRRCYVKVRAYRSERFLPSEQVEGVVVNLINMEPVSGFASNPRAWGRFDSAITGANGACLPAFCDDKNPEAYSAYVTATLGGEELEAVESSPKFNPNVIGVPQPYLNKLNYRRTDHDDPKIKKSAFSISVAKPSPNAAEESNGPIYAYDKLRECEEAPYNAGHFRFYRVEGDRYDFNTVSFSEDDPMSWTADYLAWWPKPMEYRACYMKVKIAGPKEYIIRSKNMGGTHPQTVGQLYGIRDVRSTRDLEEANLSAACVEFKCSGMLYDQDRVDRTLVKIVPQGSCRRDSINNMLHEYLVNHLPMAVNNDTNEYTMLAPLDPLGHNYGIYTVTDQDPRTAKEIALGRCFDGTSDGTSRVMKTNVGVALSFQCTEKDLKDQSVFRGNVQAASSVARDGGRRQQRASSRSRQMRRISNRSTELQGQRLSA; encoded by the exons ATGAGGTACGGAGGCTTTGTCGCATGTCTGGTGTTCCTAGAAGTGGCTTTTGTGTCGGGACAAG GTTTCCAGAAACGTGACGAAGTTTTAAGTCATTCTACAAGGAGAATTCGCACAGGGAAGAAAATCACCAGCTCACCAGCAAAGAACAAGGCAGAAG AGTTTTTTGAATGGAGCACTTGGTTCAATATTGATCACCCAGGTGGCAATGGGGACTATGAGCGTTTGGATGCCATTAGGTTTTACTATCCCAGCAAAGTCTGCCAGAGGCCTCTGCGCATGGAGGCACGGACCACAGAATGGATTCCTGCAGGCAGGACAGGAGAGGTGGTGCACTACAGCCTATCAAAGGGTTTCTGGTGCATTAATAAAGAACAAGTAGAGGGCAGAAATTGCTCCAATTACTCAGTCCGCTTCCTGTGCCCTGTAG TTATACACCCAAATATTCCAGAACAGCCTTGGTCTGAATGGTCAGCATGGAGCAAATGTTCAGCCAGTTGCGGTGGGAATGGAATGCAGACTCGGACAAGGAAGTGTCTGGCAGAGGAACAGTGGCAAGAACATTGTAACGGTCCCACAGAAGAAGGAAGGAGATGTGCTGGCAACACCTGTGCAG TCTGTGACCTAAGCTGTCCTATTGGAAAAGTAAGTGCAGACtgcaatatgtgtgtgtgcaaaacTCACATCTTACATGGCATAGCCTCATTGGCTGATGGAGCACCTGCAACTGGAGCCAATGTGTACATCATAACCAAGAAACCCAAGCTGGTGGCAGTATCAGATTCCAAAGGGAAATTCCAGATTCCAGGATTGTGTCCAGAGACCACAATACAGCTCAATCTGGAGAAGTATTCTACAATCACTGTAAAAATTCCAGACACTAATGGAACAGCATCCTCTATAAAAGTATCATTCAAAAGAAAAG AGAAACCTTACATAGTGGAGAACCCTGAGAATAAAGTAAGAAGAGTGGGGCAGAGTGTGGCATTCTGCTGTAACGCTGTAGGGGAACCAGCAACAGAGCAGTACCTCTG GTACCATAATGGAACCCTAATAGACCAGAAAGGACCAAAGTATGGCAACCAGCTGATCCTGCGCACACTGCAGATGAGCCATGCCGGGGAATATTACTGCAAGGCCAAAAACAAAGCAGGAGCTGCAAAATCCCAACCTGCTCAGCTCAAACTCATTG GGAATCAAGATCCACCCTGCAACCCAAAACCAGAGAGACATCTTATCCAACTTCCTCATGACTGCTTTCAAAACCACACAAATTCTTTTTACTACAATATTGGAAAGTGTCCCTCAAGTGCCTGTACAGGGGATCTGGACAATGAACTGCGCTGTAAAGATACTCTGCCCTTCTGCTGTGGAATTATTAAGACACAAACAAAAGAGATCACTTGTCAAGGTTATACCCTTCCTATAAAGGTTGCTCAGGAGTGTGGTTGCCAGAAATGCACAGACACCAAAATAATTGTTCGTGGGAGGGCAGTGGCAGCTGATAATGGTGAACCAATGCGGTTTGGATACATTTACATTGGAAATAACAGAGTTGGCATGACAGGCTATAAAGGAACTTTTTCCATTAATGTTCCTTCAGAAACAGAGAGGTTGGTGCTTAATTTCGTGGACCGGTTACAAAAGTTTGTAAACACCACCAAAGTGCTCCCATTCAGTAAAAAAGGTGCTGTCTATCATGAGATCCATCTTCTCAGGAAAAAAGAACCAGTAATATTGGACTCTATGAAAACAAACCAGATATCTCTGGGAGATATGGAGGACATTGATCCCATTGCTGAGCTTGAGATCCCTCCAAATTCTTTCTATCGCCAAAATGGAGAGATCTACAATGGGAAAGTGAAAGCCAGTGTCACATTTTTGGATACTCGAAATATATCAACAGCTACTGCTGCGCAGAGTGACTTGAACTTTATTAGTGAGGAGGGAGATTCCATGCCGCTGCGTTCCTATGGAATGTTTTCAGTCGATTTTACAGATGAATCAAACAAAGAATCACTGAATGCAGGAGCAGTTAAAGTCTATCTTGATTCCTCACAAGTTAAAATGCCAGAGCACCTTGAGAACATGAAACTTTGGTCTCTGAACCCAGAAACAGGACTGTGGGAGGAAGAGGGAGACTTTTTACATGGGGGGGTTCGGCGTGGGAAGAGGGAAGAGCGTACTTTCCTTGTTGGCAATATGGAAATCAGGGAACGTAGACTGTTTAACCTGGATGTCCCGGAAAGCCGAAGGTGTTACGTCAAAGTTCGTGCATATAGAAGTGAAAGGTTTTTGCCAAGTGAACAAGTCGAAGGTGTGGTGGTGAATCTTATCAATATGGAACCTGTGTCTGGTTTTGCTTCTAACCCAAGAGCTTGGGGGCGGTTTGATAGTGCAATAACTGGTGCTAATGGAGCGTGCTTACCTGCTTTTTGTGATGACAAAAACCCAGAGGCCTACTCTGCATATGTAACTGCTACTCTAGGAGGAGAGGAACTAGAAGCAGTGGAATCTTCTCCAAAATTTAATCCAAATGTCATTGGTGTGCCACAGCCCTATCTCAATAAACTAAATTACAGGAGAACTGATCATGATGACCCTAAAATCAAGAAGTCAGCCTTTAGTATCAGTGTGGCAAAGCCAAGCCCCAATGCTGCAGAAGAGAGCAATGGTCCTATTTATGCCTATGACAAACTGCGAGAATGCGAGGAAGCACCATATAATGCTGGACATTTCAGGTTTTATAGAGTAGAAGGTGACAGGTATGATTTTAATACAGTGTCTTTCAGTGAAGATGACCCTATGAGCTGGACTGCTGACTATTTAGCTTGGTGGCCTAAACCCATGGAATACCGAGCTTGTTATATGAAAGTTAAAATTGCTGGTCCTAAGGAGTACATAATCAGATCCAAAAATATGGGTGGCACCCATCCACAAACAGTCGGCCAGCTTTATGGCATTAGAGATGTACGGAGCACTAGAGATCTGGAGGAAGCCAACCTATCTGCAGCATGTGTAGAGTTTAAATGTAGTGGAATGCTTTATGACCAGGACCGGGTTGACCGCACTCTGGTAAAAATTGTCCCTCAAGGGAGCTGCAGAAGAGACAGTATCAACAACATGTTACACGAGTACCTTGTTAATCACCTACCCATGGCAGTCAATAATGATACAAATGAATACACAATGCTGGCTCCTCTTGATCCACTCGGTCACAATTATGGTATCTACACTGTCACTGACCAGGACCCAAGAACAGCCAAAGAAATAGCTCTTGGAAGATGCTTCGATGGAACCTCTGATGGAACTTCTAGAGTTATGAAAACTAATGTAGGTGTGGCTCTTTCTTTTCAATGCACAGAGAAGGACTTGAAAGATCAAAGTGTGTTCCGTGGAAATGTCCAGGCAGCTTCAAGTGTTGCCAGGGATGGCGGCAGAAGGCAGCAAAGAGCTAGTAGCAGATCCAGACAGATGAGAAGAATCAGTAATCGTTCAACAGAGTTGCAAGGGCAGCGTTTGTCAGCTTAG
- the cilp gene encoding cartilage intermediate layer protein 1 isoform X2 produces the protein MRYGGFVACLVFLEVAFVSGQGFQKRDEVLSHSTRRIRTGKKITSSPAKNKAEEFFEWSTWFNIDHPGGNGDYERLDAIRFYYPSKVCQRPLRMEARTTEWIPAGRTGEVVHYSLSKGFWCINKEQVEGRNCSNYSVRFLCPVEQPWSEWSAWSKCSASCGGNGMQTRTRKCLAEEQWQEHCNGPTEEGRRCAGNTCAVCDLSCPIGKVSADCNMCVCKTHILHGIASLADGAPATGANVYIITKKPKLVAVSDSKGKFQIPGLCPETTIQLNLEKYSTITVKIPDTNGTASSIKVSFKRKEKPYIVENPENKVRRVGQSVAFCCNAVGEPATEQYLWYHNGTLIDQKGPKYGNQLILRTLQMSHAGEYYCKAKNKAGAAKSQPAQLKLIGNQDPPCNPKPERHLIQLPHDCFQNHTNSFYYNIGKCPSSACTGDLDNELRCKDTLPFCCGIIKTQTKEITCQGYTLPIKVAQECGCQKCTDTKIIVRGRAVAADNGEPMRFGYIYIGNNRVGMTGYKGTFSINVPSETERLVLNFVDRLQKFVNTTKVLPFSKKGAVYHEIHLLRKKEPVILDSMKTNQISLGDMEDIDPIAELEIPPNSFYRQNGEIYNGKVKASVTFLDTRNISTATAAQSDLNFISEEGDSMPLRSYGMFSVDFTDESNKESLNAGAVKVYLDSSQVKMPEHLENMKLWSLNPETGLWEEEGDFLHGGVRRGKREERTFLVGNMEIRERRLFNLDVPESRRCYVKVRAYRSERFLPSEQVEGVVVNLINMEPVSGFASNPRAWGRFDSAITGANGACLPAFCDDKNPEAYSAYVTATLGGEELEAVESSPKFNPNVIGVPQPYLNKLNYRRTDHDDPKIKKSAFSISVAKPSPNAAEESNGPIYAYDKLRECEEAPYNAGHFRFYRVEGDRYDFNTVSFSEDDPMSWTADYLAWWPKPMEYRACYMKVKIAGPKEYIIRSKNMGGTHPQTVGQLYGIRDVRSTRDLEEANLSAACVEFKCSGMLYDQDRVDRTLVKIVPQGSCRRDSINNMLHEYLVNHLPMAVNNDTNEYTMLAPLDPLGHNYGIYTVTDQDPRTAKEIALGRCFDGTSDGTSRVMKTNVGVALSFQCTEKDLKDQSVFRGNVQAASSVARDGGRRQQRASSRSRQMRRISNRSTELQGQRLSA, from the exons ATGAGGTACGGAGGCTTTGTCGCATGTCTGGTGTTCCTAGAAGTGGCTTTTGTGTCGGGACAAG GTTTCCAGAAACGTGACGAAGTTTTAAGTCATTCTACAAGGAGAATTCGCACAGGGAAGAAAATCACCAGCTCACCAGCAAAGAACAAGGCAGAAG AGTTTTTTGAATGGAGCACTTGGTTCAATATTGATCACCCAGGTGGCAATGGGGACTATGAGCGTTTGGATGCCATTAGGTTTTACTATCCCAGCAAAGTCTGCCAGAGGCCTCTGCGCATGGAGGCACGGACCACAGAATGGATTCCTGCAGGCAGGACAGGAGAGGTGGTGCACTACAGCCTATCAAAGGGTTTCTGGTGCATTAATAAAGAACAAGTAGAGGGCAGAAATTGCTCCAATTACTCAGTCCGCTTCCTGTGCCCTGTAG AACAGCCTTGGTCTGAATGGTCAGCATGGAGCAAATGTTCAGCCAGTTGCGGTGGGAATGGAATGCAGACTCGGACAAGGAAGTGTCTGGCAGAGGAACAGTGGCAAGAACATTGTAACGGTCCCACAGAAGAAGGAAGGAGATGTGCTGGCAACACCTGTGCAG TCTGTGACCTAAGCTGTCCTATTGGAAAAGTAAGTGCAGACtgcaatatgtgtgtgtgcaaaacTCACATCTTACATGGCATAGCCTCATTGGCTGATGGAGCACCTGCAACTGGAGCCAATGTGTACATCATAACCAAGAAACCCAAGCTGGTGGCAGTATCAGATTCCAAAGGGAAATTCCAGATTCCAGGATTGTGTCCAGAGACCACAATACAGCTCAATCTGGAGAAGTATTCTACAATCACTGTAAAAATTCCAGACACTAATGGAACAGCATCCTCTATAAAAGTATCATTCAAAAGAAAAG AGAAACCTTACATAGTGGAGAACCCTGAGAATAAAGTAAGAAGAGTGGGGCAGAGTGTGGCATTCTGCTGTAACGCTGTAGGGGAACCAGCAACAGAGCAGTACCTCTG GTACCATAATGGAACCCTAATAGACCAGAAAGGACCAAAGTATGGCAACCAGCTGATCCTGCGCACACTGCAGATGAGCCATGCCGGGGAATATTACTGCAAGGCCAAAAACAAAGCAGGAGCTGCAAAATCCCAACCTGCTCAGCTCAAACTCATTG GGAATCAAGATCCACCCTGCAACCCAAAACCAGAGAGACATCTTATCCAACTTCCTCATGACTGCTTTCAAAACCACACAAATTCTTTTTACTACAATATTGGAAAGTGTCCCTCAAGTGCCTGTACAGGGGATCTGGACAATGAACTGCGCTGTAAAGATACTCTGCCCTTCTGCTGTGGAATTATTAAGACACAAACAAAAGAGATCACTTGTCAAGGTTATACCCTTCCTATAAAGGTTGCTCAGGAGTGTGGTTGCCAGAAATGCACAGACACCAAAATAATTGTTCGTGGGAGGGCAGTGGCAGCTGATAATGGTGAACCAATGCGGTTTGGATACATTTACATTGGAAATAACAGAGTTGGCATGACAGGCTATAAAGGAACTTTTTCCATTAATGTTCCTTCAGAAACAGAGAGGTTGGTGCTTAATTTCGTGGACCGGTTACAAAAGTTTGTAAACACCACCAAAGTGCTCCCATTCAGTAAAAAAGGTGCTGTCTATCATGAGATCCATCTTCTCAGGAAAAAAGAACCAGTAATATTGGACTCTATGAAAACAAACCAGATATCTCTGGGAGATATGGAGGACATTGATCCCATTGCTGAGCTTGAGATCCCTCCAAATTCTTTCTATCGCCAAAATGGAGAGATCTACAATGGGAAAGTGAAAGCCAGTGTCACATTTTTGGATACTCGAAATATATCAACAGCTACTGCTGCGCAGAGTGACTTGAACTTTATTAGTGAGGAGGGAGATTCCATGCCGCTGCGTTCCTATGGAATGTTTTCAGTCGATTTTACAGATGAATCAAACAAAGAATCACTGAATGCAGGAGCAGTTAAAGTCTATCTTGATTCCTCACAAGTTAAAATGCCAGAGCACCTTGAGAACATGAAACTTTGGTCTCTGAACCCAGAAACAGGACTGTGGGAGGAAGAGGGAGACTTTTTACATGGGGGGGTTCGGCGTGGGAAGAGGGAAGAGCGTACTTTCCTTGTTGGCAATATGGAAATCAGGGAACGTAGACTGTTTAACCTGGATGTCCCGGAAAGCCGAAGGTGTTACGTCAAAGTTCGTGCATATAGAAGTGAAAGGTTTTTGCCAAGTGAACAAGTCGAAGGTGTGGTGGTGAATCTTATCAATATGGAACCTGTGTCTGGTTTTGCTTCTAACCCAAGAGCTTGGGGGCGGTTTGATAGTGCAATAACTGGTGCTAATGGAGCGTGCTTACCTGCTTTTTGTGATGACAAAAACCCAGAGGCCTACTCTGCATATGTAACTGCTACTCTAGGAGGAGAGGAACTAGAAGCAGTGGAATCTTCTCCAAAATTTAATCCAAATGTCATTGGTGTGCCACAGCCCTATCTCAATAAACTAAATTACAGGAGAACTGATCATGATGACCCTAAAATCAAGAAGTCAGCCTTTAGTATCAGTGTGGCAAAGCCAAGCCCCAATGCTGCAGAAGAGAGCAATGGTCCTATTTATGCCTATGACAAACTGCGAGAATGCGAGGAAGCACCATATAATGCTGGACATTTCAGGTTTTATAGAGTAGAAGGTGACAGGTATGATTTTAATACAGTGTCTTTCAGTGAAGATGACCCTATGAGCTGGACTGCTGACTATTTAGCTTGGTGGCCTAAACCCATGGAATACCGAGCTTGTTATATGAAAGTTAAAATTGCTGGTCCTAAGGAGTACATAATCAGATCCAAAAATATGGGTGGCACCCATCCACAAACAGTCGGCCAGCTTTATGGCATTAGAGATGTACGGAGCACTAGAGATCTGGAGGAAGCCAACCTATCTGCAGCATGTGTAGAGTTTAAATGTAGTGGAATGCTTTATGACCAGGACCGGGTTGACCGCACTCTGGTAAAAATTGTCCCTCAAGGGAGCTGCAGAAGAGACAGTATCAACAACATGTTACACGAGTACCTTGTTAATCACCTACCCATGGCAGTCAATAATGATACAAATGAATACACAATGCTGGCTCCTCTTGATCCACTCGGTCACAATTATGGTATCTACACTGTCACTGACCAGGACCCAAGAACAGCCAAAGAAATAGCTCTTGGAAGATGCTTCGATGGAACCTCTGATGGAACTTCTAGAGTTATGAAAACTAATGTAGGTGTGGCTCTTTCTTTTCAATGCACAGAGAAGGACTTGAAAGATCAAAGTGTGTTCCGTGGAAATGTCCAGGCAGCTTCAAGTGTTGCCAGGGATGGCGGCAGAAGGCAGCAAAGAGCTAGTAGCAGATCCAGACAGATGAGAAGAATCAGTAATCGTTCAACAGAGTTGCAAGGGCAGCGTTTGTCAGCTTAG